The following nucleotide sequence is from Bactrocera oleae isolate idBacOlea1 chromosome 2, idBacOlea1, whole genome shotgun sequence.
GTTAAGTCTAGCTTAATACGCGATTAAGTTATAGTTTTTTTCATCGAATAAAATCTGCTCAGAGAACCAAAGAGCACATGTACAATACATCTCCGTTAGACGTTTTAGCCAGTTTCTTATCTCAGTTGTGTTGAGCACCTTGTTGGTATCCGATAAATGGTGGGACCTACACCTTTTACAAGGTCAGAGCAACTAATTTATTACACTCTTATCAACATGCTGTCTAGGTATGTAAAagtgttaatatatatattgaattcaACTTGTGGAccaataaaaatagaataaaagcAAACGTTTTTATATGAAACTATAAATAAACTGTATGCATGTATCAAGCAATAAAAAACCTTTAATAGTTGCTGGCAAACAATTagctaaaaatatgtaaacattttaTGAATCTATTTACTTACTCGATTCCAATAGTGCGGAAAACAAAATGAATGCTAATAAATATTTCCATGTTACAAAAACTATTTTGCATGAATTCATATTCTTGTTAATCTGATGATGGTTAGTGAAATTGCAGTTACTATTAAAGTCATTGACCGCTTGTATATTGTCCGTGTTTTCGATGGCAGTGGACCCAATGTAGTAACTGAAATTCTTGCTGGTGCAAGGTAAGTTGTTGTCCTTCATATTTCTTGGTCTCTGCATTTTTTCCATGGTTAGAGTTGAGATTTTTGTAAACTTGTAGACCACAATTGCCAGTCCCCCTTTGTGTTCCCCTTGACATATATTCGCGCTGTGAATTTGTGATGTTTATTAACGGCtatggtaaataaaaataaataaatatatgtataaagttaaATCCTGACTGTTCCTAATATttgctgtattttttattataccagTCGTTATTTTGTATTCAGTATTGTTGGTATTTActatattgtaatttaaaatatcgaGCTGTCTACGAATATTGCGGTATTATTTCGAACATGAGACAGTTAGTTTAGActacaatattttaaacttgATAAAGAAATTAGCGTAGCAAAATAACAAAGCTTTTACGAAATCGTATTTTCGGCTCGATATAAGAATTATTAATTCCGACGTTTACAAATCTATCTATTCGTATAGTGAAAATATCtggttttctaaaattttacttacgcgaaATGTGTCACTGAGTGTGCAAAAAACTACATGTTGCTGGTCGTATTCATAATTTATCATACCTCAAAAATTTAAAGAGAGCTTTCACAGTTCACAGGCGTAcctctaatattttttataaagaatgTTTTGCAAAGTTTGTCAagttaacaacttttttttttatttttgtttcaaattagCAGTTACTTTAATGTGCTCTTATAGGACTCCAAAAATGCTAACAAGCAAATTGTCACCATTTCTTTATATTTGAATGCTTGTATTTCCAATATACACATTAGCACCACTGGTGGGCTGCTGTGCACGTTATAAGAGGGTAATAAAGGTAATAAATAGCTTTTTGTTGGCAACATATGTTTGGGCGATTTGTATGTACGCTAATAGCAAGAAAACACATTTAAAGAGTACTAAGAGaataaaaatcacaatttttgaACACCTTTTGCAGTTTTTCTGCCTCATCTTGCTTTAATCTCATCTCAACAACTGTCAATATTGGTATAGAGTTgtcatttttaaaacttaattcacaattttattgtttgttatgCTAGGTTAAAGAGTCACTATTAAAACCGCATCAGATGTCTTCAACGCAGTGTAAGAGCATTTTCGCTAATACCGATTAAATGCAGTTGCTATTAGCGATGTAGAGATGCTGTGACGCCATTTTGCTCCATTTGACAGATATcttaatttcttatatttcacTGCGTTTCGTTTCTCATTCATGGTATTTCATCTTGACAAACACTTCTTTAGTGCGCATGTCCGTTTCAAATAGTTCTAATATTCGTCAACGTTTATTAATCCTTATTATTCCCTAAATTATAGATTTAAATATTCAGCACACTGCATGGGGCCTACCAGACAGCATTATGAGAATGCCCTTTGATCGGTATTTCAAGAAGCTAGAAATCGCAGTCGATCGACCTTATATCGTGTGAGATGGCGACATCTTGTTGAGATCTTAAGCTTCAGTGTGGAGAAATCAAGTTAAATTTAGGTGTTAAATATTagcattcatttttttttacacacagtgaaaaagaaattgattagtcaaaacaaaactattctGTTCAGAGTAGATATTCCTTTATGAATATGATCCGTTTCGTTAGAGCAAACAGCTGGTAAATGCGCCTGGCGAATTAACCCtgctaaatataataaatacgaCGACTGTGGCGTCGTTACGGTATTACAGTCAATACaagtttaaaatcttttttaaaattagttgttttgtaattttttttgatatgtggtacatattttatattagctGTACATCCTTGCGTtaacaatatattaaaacaattaaaatgatgTGGACGATGTTCATCTCTCTGTCCATAAACGGAGACACACCACAATCTTATGACTAGTCCAGGTACATCGCTTTGCAAATCAGCAGTTggtctaaatattatataatgttttctTCATCATATATTACTAAAgaacatgttttttttaaattactttatgtATTGAATCTGCTATTGTTTATAGCGTaacaatatgtaaaaaaatcttaaacctttttaaaactaaacaagCTGAAGGTTGTGGTTGGGCCTTTTTACTAATACGTTGCTCATTTTAAGGCTGTTGCCTTAAGCTGCTGGGAGTTTAAGCTCGTATTACTCTCTGCTGTCCTCTACTTACTTCTTTACCATAGGAATAGCAAGATCTttgtgtatgtttttatttCGAATGTACCATGATGAACCCGTTATCGCTCTAAGAATTTTAGACTGGAATGTGTGTATTATGTCAATGTTAGTTGCacaggttgttgttgttgtaacgacagaattctgccgagttaaCAGTCCTTGACGGGATAATTGATCCGCGTCCATTCCGGTTATATAGAACAGACTGTAGTGGGGACGGTTAGTAGTTAGTTGCACAGATCGTACTACACAGTTGTATACCATACATCCACATCTTTGGAACCATCATTCCTTATTGGAAATTTGGCTAGACCTCTACGAAAATAGCCTACTTTATTAGAATTCGGCACAACATCCTAATTTGCCCTGAAGTTATTTTATAACCAGCTATCAGCAATATTAGTTAATTTTAGTAAATTGTCATGTGTTCCCAAATTGTTTCAACAACATTATACCTACAACAGAACAGCCAGTAGGCAACGTCGGAGGTcgcataaagtatatatttagcCAGTattccatctgtctgtctgtccttttgtcttagtttttgagatatctttttatcaatttttgaacacgtctttttttcgaaatagccgatatcggatcactatagcatatacattgctgtcatacaaactgaccgattaaaaccAAGCTCTTGTATAGACAACTtttctatttgaaaaaatatctttacgaaattcggcgtagattattttccaaggtaaCGCTCTTCGAAAAATTTATTCAGATTGAACCACTATAGcccatatctttttttttttttttaactaagctTCGGTTCTTTAAATCAAACAACGTAGCTAGATAGAACTAGCAAAACGTTTTCCGTCTGCAAAATATTGGTCGGTAAAAGTTTCAGATTTGATTCTATATGTAGTTGCTATAAAAAAGGCACTTGTGAAGGTTGTCATATCTTGCAGTATTTTCAAATCCCTACCCCTCAGTTCTTGAAAcgtaatatattgtaaaaaatgtatttagctCAATATAATCCGCACTTCCGAAATTATAGCAAAATTATTGTTAGTTAAATAAATGGTCTCTCAATTGTTTGATCTCTTTTGTGGGAAGCATTTACTTACTAGGGTTGTATCTGAAACAATTTATACCTGACAATATTATATACCCACCGCACTCtcaaaacatacaagtatactcgAAATacctgtatatacttgtagaacaGAAGAGAAGACCAGAAGAAGTTTGTAAGGCGCCATTGCTATAGAGAAAACTGTATAGAAAAATCTTTAGGCCATGTTATTAATACAAAGCTTAGACTGTAACGTTCAGTAATTCCAACggtttatattttagttttgtgtAAGATTTTCTAGCCTAAATTAGAACATGCTTTGTTACTTTtcgcacataaataaataaataaattacatgtATTTTAACCTAAACTTAATTAATAATCGATCGTGATGCTTGTATGCGACAAGTAAAATAGCTTGCATGgtttatataagaatatatgtattttctttCACAATCACGGCGTTTTGCAGCACATTCACATATTCCAGGTTCTAAACTTCATTACACTCAAGAAACAGTTGATGACAATCATAGCCGGAGCGTCCTCTGCGTCCCGCATCGTATAAATGTTCGAATTTACCATCGCTGGTGCGATCCAGGAAGTAGCTAGTAGCataactgaaaattaaattacttcGTTGATTACTTCCAACGTTTGCCAATCGCAGCAATACTTACGATCCCAGTTGGCAGAAGATGCTGGCGCCTCCAATTTCGCGAACACATTCTGAGTTTGCTTCACACATATAGCGTTGCATACATTTGTCGTCCGCATTGCGGTAAGTACGCACATAACTTTTCAAAAGTGAGAGACCGGCGACTGTGGCATCACTTACCGAGTCCCGTTTGCCCATCGAGCGAGCGGACAACGACCGATGAGAGAATGATGTCTTCAGTGCATCTAGCAGATTCATCACGATTTGAATGAACTGCGTGAGCCGTAGTGCAAAGGTAGACAGAGAAGCAATTATATAAACAGAGAATAAAGAAAagacaaagtttttttgtttttattattaaactaCTCAAGAACATAGGTATAAAtgaagttttataaatatttataaatgtgtgcgtgtgctaTATAGATGTGTAAGCTCGCCAAAGTGTGCATAGGTAACTAAGGTACTTAGGTAGATTATAATGGAGAAGTTATGTATTTTTAGTTGGTTTTTTGCATGTGAGTACTAACATGTGTTCGGTGTAatgtttatattgttattgttgtaaagtGTATATTGTAAACATTTCACTATCTTCTGTAGGTAAAAGCATTACGTTTGTCTACATACTATTTTtccattaattatatttttaatagtttgtttattttttaatttataaattacgaATTCATCAAAATGTTCTTTTACCTCTCCAGCTTGTTTCGCCATCGAATTCACTTGATCGGGATCTTTGGTACCAAGCACTGATGACAGCACAGCAGCTAAGATGTTCTGTTGCAAGCGAGAAACCACACAAAACCAATAATTCCATACACCATTCAGTTtgacatatttttcaatattttatgtatcGATTTGTATtatacaagaacaacaaaaataatggtAAAACAAAAAGAATAGGATTTTGgattagaaatatttatgaaaacagATTCTAGTCAGTGGAAATAGAGAATTTATTGAAAACAGAGTAAAGtacgtacatgtacatatgcaatTATTTCGATTTTGTAGTTTTTCTGTAGCGAAATGGCACTAGTtataatactctcgcaacatgttgctacaaaataTCTAAACTCAACACAGttatagttatttatatatcaatgatcaggataacgaaCGAGTTGAATTCTGGCACTGTTTGTCAGtgcgtgcaagcgataacttggaTAAAACTTAAGATATCTAgttgaaacttggtacaaatgTTCCTTGGTATCTTGAATTCATTTGCAACAtgttttttatacacttgcagcatgttgctaaaaagtataatagttttgttcaccttacggtTAATTTAAGCGAAACCCTATatctcaaccaaatttgatacGTACTCGTATTATTGTTCTGAAATTTCTACattacagtaaaaaaaattgtaaactccatctgattctgtcacttcctagtatacaaataaagagcCAATCAATATGTCCGGATAAAAtattgcacgaatagtgccccTGAGGTTTGCcagcttatgaccaaaaatggTCCAAAAGTATTGAAGCCTCGAAATACTCAGATAGCATACTTTTCTGTTAATTATATGcaataatgccaaaaatagttaaaatcagATCAATACAACCccatctcccatatacctaatataagattttcaaactttggctttatatcggtcaatatgtaagatatcttagcaaaattaactcaaactataatattgtatatactatagtttaatgccgaaaatatgtgatatggTCCATGAATTATTCCAACAAATtttatgacgaatatgtcggtcagtgtatgtgttatgcatatttataaaattgattgaaaGTATGTTCTCGAGTGTACTTtagtaatgtcaaaagtttgtGCAATCAGCAAACTGTACCCTATATAGTGATTTTTGACTTCCCAACTGACTTTAAACAGTTCAGGtttgtcaaaatgtgtgatattttagtgaaattaaagggacaagctttcttaaaaattatgtggtttagcgctgaacatAAATTGAATTGGTTTAGATCGTGTTTTAAACCTCACATCCCTAATGTAACAAATTCTGttcctttggttgacgtttgGCGCATCACGTCATtataacatattaaatttagccttatCGTTTGTGTTTATGCCTGATATGTcttatttgagaatatttttaatataattttcgctgccgggaagtaaaatatatttacgtatataaaacaaatttagtcTATGACCCATAATCTAAGTTAATAAGGATCAAATTTCATTGGTATACATTCACTATTTTCGCGTACACTGCATGTTGAATAGTTTCGAAGACACTCGGTGGTATTTCAAGGCTTTGAACCtagcaagttgcgagagtataaaaggttCGGTTATAACCGAAATTAGCACTTTCTTACTTGGTTTTGTTTATGTTTGCGTCTATTTCAAATATAGAACTAttggtgtgtttgtatgtacagttatatagtacatatgtattttaaaatttctgttaAAATCTTGAAGTTTCATACTGCACTAAATATCCACAAAAGATATTCTATATACATAGTAAATAAATCGTTTGGTAAAATTAAACATACACCtcaaaatatttgcagaaataaaaaaaagtgtatgcACAATTTCCACTTAAAAACATAAACTAACCATTGCCCCTGTTAAACtatattcttatattatatattacattgtTGAGTGGTAAGCATGTAAAAGCAGTACTTTTTAGTTTTATCTAAGAAATTATTTacactaaataataatatgctAGGGGATTGTATAAAGTGCACTTCAAGTTTCTACTATGCAAAATGTGATATGATTTCAAAAATTGCTTCTTACCTGCATTGGTGAGCCGCCGTTATCAACCTTATCAATGCCGTCGCTTGGAGCACCACCACCCAACAGTGTGTTAATGATTTTTAGACCTTAAGGTTAAGAATTGAATGTAAGTATTAAATAAGCAATTTTTGCCTCTTTTTTTTTGCACTCACCCATCGATATTACATTGGCCCATGGTGAGCCTCCAAAACCGACAGAATTATCGATATCGTCAGATTTGGAGGGCACGTTCGCTGCTCCATTGAAGAACATCGTTAAAACAGTCGACAACATATTGGACCACGAAAATCCGGTAGGAGTCTCGCTTAATTGGTTCATCACATCGCCGTCATCTTCTACATCATCTAAAGCCACTTTTTTCGAAGCATTAGGTTTCACCGCATATTTGCGGCCCGTTGATTCCGCTGTTGGTTGATAAACAGGTGACTGGTGCACTTTCTGCAGACGTTGACGTTGGTAAACTTCATTTTGTGGATAAGCATAAGAGAGGAGCAGGCAGTTGGTAGAAACTATCAAAAGTAGCAAGTAAGAGTAAAGCTTGCGTTGGTTAAGCATGCTGTAGGGAGAAAAAtaaaatggattacaataaaaaaacacagCAAATGCAGTTGAAAAGAAAACGGTCTATATTAACGCCCATTTTgtgtaaagaaagaaaaatacgGAAAGTATGTCACAAAAGTCTATTGTTTAATCTCAAAATGTCAACAAGTAGCTACAATGTGCATGATGAGGAGAATATTCTATGTCTACATGATATTCTTATATGCATTTTCGAATGCTgggcaatacatatgtatgtatacttgtatttatgcgttaacaatatttttacagtttttgATATGCTTATTACGCGCCCATTGATATGCAACAGGTGTGCTGTAACTGTCATGCAATGCGACTTTTTCAACTTACATTTACTGAAATCGTTGGCGCAAAGCAAAAAGGAATTGAACATAAAAGAAAAGGCAAATTTGCAATCTTCAGACGAGCTCACTTCAATTTGACTACAAGTATTATCTTTAATGAAGCAATCATTCTCTCCAACGAGAAAACAACGCTACTTAATAGAAGAGCATACTATACTCATGAAATGCGAGATAATTAACTATAAGAAAGATCAAATAACGGCACAAACCAATCTCTtcgaatacatatgtacgctgAAGTGCTGATTCTTGTTTGAGGCACGCTGATATCTCACGTTCGTTCATTAACAATTAACTGTGTTTACCGCTTTTCTCAACAGATGTTTTCAATTTATGCGGACCACTGAATATACCCAGCATACTCTCCCTGCCTGCCTGTTTATTTCACATAACTAGctcagtaaatatgtatactcagGTATGCATTTTCACTAAAGTTCATTTGTATGTGCATAACATACACTTGTAGCGAAGCTTCGGCTGCCAAGTAAGTCTTGCAGGTTGAAAAGAGAAATGCAACTAGCATTACTATTGTCTTCGCATAGCGGTACTTGTAcaccttgttgttgttattgctgcttcCGCTTGATTTTCTGGTTCTATTCTCCTGTTAGCACTACGATAATTGAAACGAGCCGTTTCTAGTGACACAAATCGCATGTTTTAGACTACCGCGGCTGTTCGCCATGCAAGCATAAGTTGACATGAGAAACGCGTCAGCACGTTCGTCGTACACCATAAGCAAATTAAGAAGAATTTGTGAATTATGaaagttgaattttttattgccaGTGTCAATCAATAAATAACGAAGTTGATTAATCTATACTTTCTAcgatgtacgtacatatacatatgtattctatATTACCATTGTGTCAGTAATGTGTAAATAATCAACCTCAAAACCGTGAAAAACATAATGgacacataagtatatatgtatgtatcatgtACCAACAAGTAacggaaaattttttcttatatgcaCATgaaatatgtctgtatgtgttcTTTTGGTTTGCAATTTTGAATCATTTGTATccgatataattaataattaatgctAATAAGTGGAGCCCCGGCAGAGAAAGTGAAATTGTCgcgataaataaatttttttgatttccaAGATTTTCAAGTTAATTGTTAATTTAGTTAAGTTGTAGTACACACTTACATTTgtagcattaatttttttgtgaagaTCAGGCGAAGATGAAAATAGAAGACACGTTTGCTTTTTCACTTTCATCAAGTCGATATATAAAATCagagaaaaaatattggaaGCCGCAATATGAACAGATAAAGGGAGAAAAGTGTAAGTAGAAAAGGCggagaaaaaagtaaaagtttatTGACCGCAAATGTTGTGCATCACTTTCGTCGCTTTTTCAATTACTCGCCGGGCTAACATATAAAAAAGAGAAATCATTGGCTTATATGCAGTGGTTGTTGGTGGATTCAGGCAATAGTAAGTTGTTGGTTATTTCATTTGCATATACTCATAAGTAGGAGTAAGAAAGACTAGACTCCTCCCCCCCCCGAAGGATcacaaacatattaatattgatCCGAATCAAAAATGGAACTGTGTTAACTTTTTAAGACTTGCGTTGAATTTTTATTAGATTTGGGttcaattattttgatatttttaaaacgGCATTAtgatgtataaataattttaatttgatataacgttaaatatatttccttaaaagaaaatgtaaaacaattttgttttgttttgtttttgtcaccAACAATACACAAAGCGGTGTTATGTTATATGCGTTAAGCGTTCATAACGTACcatctattttatataataattaatgtgTGGACTGCATTTCATTTGCGTCTCACGTTTTAGTCAAATTGTGTACAACTATGCACTTTGAtaggttttaaaaataaatgcgacGTAATTacgaaaactaaataatttattttggctTTGAGTGATGCAATGCGGTTTATGCAGGTAACAACCATAGACAACTAGCCTTAAACtaagcaatattttaatttttgtttaatacattagaatatttttttcacaaaccgTAACGGCACAGTGtaataactatatatgtatgtatgtgtaagatAATGGCGCCAAAGTAACTGTATAAAATAGTTGCTAATTTTCTTCAGTAATTATTTtcacatatgaatatgtatctacatacataagcaCTTAGAAACTGTGCTACATTTTCTATAACCATTTGAGTATACGTTTATGGTTGATCTGTTTTTCTATATGTTGTAGaggtaaaataaaacaaaacaaaaattcgatATAAATGCAAGGCTggaatgtatgtacaatatctACAGTATGTATACCTACTGGTACTGCGCTTTTAAGCATAACAAAAAAGCAGAGTGTGTCAAGTCAACAGTAAAACTTTCTCCACTCAAGCAAAAGCCGAATGCCAGCCAATCAACAAATGGAAacacaaaaactacaacaatataaaaacggtatgtgcatatacatatttacatatacatatacatatgtatgtatgtatgcaagacTACACATGTAAACGTTTGTGCACCTGAATTCGCCTGGGTCAACTGCttcgatatataaaatatgtaataattattacaataaaGTCTTAGCATTtcataagcaaaacaaaactatattggTTTATCTTTGAACTTGACTGCGATAATTGCACGTTATTGCACacaaatataaacacatatgcCGTTGTATCTATTCagataaaatcatttaaatgctttttattttgtaaatttataataaaaattataagaaactgAGGTGCTGCAGTGCATAATAGTCTATATAGCACAGCcgtacatataaatttaattatattacggtTGTTATATTTTAGACAACTTCTTCGTTGCGGTTTCCCATAACAAACAGCTAACTTGTTcgtatctatattttttttacaattgttGTTAGCAACAGCAAACATTAtcttttatctttatctttttgTATATTAACGATTTTATTCTTCAGGTTCTGTTATGACTGGCGTTTTGACCTACTTCACAAAGTACATATATTCGAGTGTGTGAACTCGAACATGCACGAAAACGTGAGCATACAATGTTTTGGTGTAAATTAGTCCTAATTCGCTAGAAAGTATTGTACATTCACATGTATGAAGTTAAGGCCGCCGTTCGCCATCCTATTTCGAACGAATAAGAAATTTGCATATCTTCTTTCACTCATACAGTTTCATTCATTGGTTAATGTACCTTATGGTTTGCTCAACTGAAATTTGTTAGCTTTATTATGTTTAGCAAGTAAAAAAACTttctaatttttacttaaaatattatattgcagTGCTTTTTTCGCTtactagttttttttaaaattatttcaacccAATTAATTTAGCACATTTTTGCATGTTAATATGCATCGAAACatcttagaaaattaaaaactcctATACTAAGAAAATAAAGGCGTTATCGATTAAAATCTCTTTTATTGTTTccgttaataataattatttagcgCGAATTCATAATGCTGTGttctttgtaaaaatattatatctgattaaaataatatgtaccacagctctttaaaaatgataatgaACTAATAGCTGAAATGTACTAAGCGCTTAAAATGTATTCACGTTCGATATTCACtggttttatgttatatatttataatacatatattttaattttatatatttaattatatgtccTCAAAAGGCAAGCCTACGCgctaacatacaaatttactcAAGCCTTTCGCAGATCGCTATCATAAAAACTCACCTGATACCAGTTGCTGATTTTCTGCTTCGCAATTCGCTTGTATTCTACAGAACTGTGTAGTTAACTATTCCTCGTAACCGCGGACTCAATTCCTGCTGCCTCAATCACAACAATATTTgctatttagatttttttttattcaactgCAACACTCTACGTTAacttttgtaatttatattttcaccGCACTATTGTTAATTTTGTGATTTGTTAGGAAATTGCCGACACCTGCATACACAGTACGATTTTCTTTAACTATAAGAAAAGTATTCTTGTTCCAGTTTGCTAACTTTTCACAAACCACAGTTTGGTTTCGTGCTTTTAGTGCTTTCTATGGTAATTGTATTTTCGTGCTGTCGCTGTAAGCGATTTCTTTCGTCTGAAACAGCGATCGCCTTGAACTTGGGTTTATATAGTCTGACCCACATTCCAACGCTGTAGGAGCGATTAAACCAACTACCAGTTGAGAGTTGCCGAAGAAATTTAGAAGCAACAAGTTGCAGCAGTAGTTGTTGCCACTATTGCTGTTGAAGCTACACATGCTTACAGTGAAGGTTGCTGTTGCAGCGTATCAATGTTGAAGCTAGAGCTGTTTTAGCGCATGCGTGCATGGTTTTTAGAAATGTTAGTTTCGTTTTCAACGTCGCTGCTTTGTAACTGTACGACTTGTATGAGCGCTAATTAAAATTTGAGAGTGCTAAAGACCGCAAAAGAGTATACACAATCGTAATCTACCAACAATTACACACAAACGTAAAGTTAGCGGAAAATCATAATTAAAGAAAGCAACTCTTACATTGCTTCAATGGCTATTATCAAACTTGTATTTCAACAAACGCAATTAATATTAATTCACCTACTTATCCATATTCACCACACATTAATAATGATCATTTTTTATTAGATGACTGTAAATTATTAGTATAATTAGTTATTGTAAattattagtaaaatttttttattaaagtaaacCCTTGTTAAAGACTATTTTAATCCAAtgaagtaaattattaaaataatttaatattctacgttaatttttgtaatacaatttaaatGCAAGTTAACGTCATTGTGTTTAATACTATAATTCCTAATACTTTTTATGAAAGATTCATTTGGGTTTCTGGAATAAACAATGAATGCTTTCTTCCCAGCAGAG
It contains:
- the LOC106620866 gene encoding uncharacterized protein isoform X1, giving the protein MLNQRKLYSYLLLLIVSTNCLLLSYAYPQNEVYQRQRLQKVHQSPVYQPTAESTGRKYAVKPNASKKVALDDVEDDGDVMNQLSETPTGFSWSNMLSTVLTMFFNGAANVPSKSDDIDNSVGFGGSPWANVISMGLKIINTLLGGGAPSDGIDKVDNGGSPMQNILAAVLSSVLGTKDPDQVNSMAKQAGEFIQIVMNLLDALKTSFSHRSLSARSMGKRDSVSDATVAGLSLLKSYVRTYRNADDKCMQRYMCEANSECVREIGGASIFCQLGSYATSYFLDRTSDGKFEHLYDAGRRGRSGYDCHQLFLECNEV
- the LOC106620866 gene encoding uncharacterized protein isoform X2, whose amino-acid sequence is MLNQRKLYSYLLLLIVSTNCLLLSYAYPQNEVYQRQRLQKVHQSPVYQPTAESTGRKYAVKPNASKKVALDDVEDDGDVMNQLSETPTGFSWSNMLSTVLTMFFNGAANVPSKSDDIDNSVGFGGSPWANVISMGLKIINTLLGGGAPSDGIDKVDNGGSPMQFIQIVMNLLDALKTSFSHRSLSARSMGKRDSVSDATVAGLSLLKSYVRTYRNADDKCMQRYMCEANSECVREIGGASIFCQLGSYATSYFLDRTSDGKFEHLYDAGRRGRSGYDCHQLFLECNEV